CCTGGTGGGTATACAGAGAGAAGTGCCATCGCGTTTTGACGGCTCGTTGTATGGACAGCGGTCACGGATCAGCCATGAGTGGCGTACTCCTTTAACCACGATAAAAGGAACACTTCAAATCTTGCAACGCAAGGGGTTGTCGTTAAATCCGGTTTTCTTGCACAAAAGCCTCTCGTCCGCGCTTCAAGCAGTCGAGCGGCTTGAGCAATTCGCAAATAGATTGACCAGATAAAATAATGCTTTAGTGCGTTACCTATTTGTCGAACGAAAACCATGACAGATATCAATTGGATAATTGCTCCTATTAAATCGAACCTATATTTTAGTGCAAATTAAGTGAGTGCAAGAGTTCAATGGGTTATTGTTTCTGCTTGATATGCAAAAAGTGGAACGGGATTATTAGATGTAAGGAATAACACGTACATATCATCATTTTTTGCCGGATAACGCTTAGCACTTCCTCATTCATATTTCGCCGATCTTTTAAGTGCTTATTCAGATATATAGTATACCGCACAGTATACTTTTTTCTTTTTCTTCACCAGCCATAGTACGTTAAAGTATCCTCGGGGTATACCCAAAAGCCCCGTAGGGCAAGCAAAGTTGGGCTCTTCTCAACTTTGCTTACTCCGCTGCATCGGTTTTATACAGTTGGAAATCTGTTTATACATATTTATCGGTTAAATTTAGCTGTGAATCAAAATAAGACTGCGCTGATACACAAAATATTTGTGACGTACTAAAATTTAAGTATCTTCAAAAACCATTATAATAACCAACATTATTTACCAGCGCTTTTTTAATAGTACAAGATGAACCTTCCGAATCTTAACGATCAGGTATTTAACGCGCTGTGTGAACAGTTAAGCGGTGAAGCTATTTTTGTATCAGATACCTGTGGTATAATTAAGGGATGGAATAGTAGCGCGGAGCGTTTTTATGGATGCAGGGCAGAAAATATTGTTGGTTGCCCGCTTACGCATCTGTTCGAAAGTTTTGATTACGAAACTGCTTTTCAGATGGCATCTGAAAACAGCAACTATCAGACTGAAGCTGAAGTTCTCCAATCGAAGAGCTCATTTGTTTCACGGGCCGAAATAACCATAAAGGCGCTATATGATGGCGACGTATTAAACGGGTACTCTTTTTATGCGCGCCAGTTACACGCGGCCGTTGATGAACCTAAAAAGAAAAACAATCCCGATGCAAATCGTCTTAGCCAGTTTGAAAACCAGGAACAGGCGGCCCGCGAATTGTCTGCTTACAAGTATGCGCTTGATGAAGCCGCTATAGTTGCAGTAACCGACCAAACCGGAAGGATAGTACACGTTAATGAATATTTCTGTAGAATATCAGGCTATAGCGGGGATGAATTAATAGGTAAAGACCATAGGTTGATCAACTCCGGATATCACGAGGCGAAATACATTCAAAATCTTTGGAAAACCATAGCTAACGGGAAGGTATGGCGTGGAGAATTATGCAACCGCGCCAAAAACGGCAGCATTTACTGGGTTGCCACCACCATTGTTCCTTTCCTTAATTCGGAAGGTAAGCCATACCAGTATGTAGCCATTCGGTACGATATCACGGCGTTGAAACTTGCAGACGAAGAATTAACGCGGACAAACAAAGAAATAAGCGACCTGCTGGAGAGCATTAACGATGGCTTTGCCGCGTTAGACAAGGATTTACGTTTTACTTACATTAATATTCGTATTTGCGAAATGTTCAGGAAAAAACGTGAGGATTTATTGGGCCGATCGATATGGGATGCTTTTCCTGAGTATGTTGAGTCGGCAACCTTTAAAGCTATTCGAAAGGCCGCAGGAAATCATACCGCTGAAATAACTGAGGAGTATTACGGCCAGCTAAACCTTTGGCAGGAAACACGTATTTACCCTAATGAGAACGGGCTATCTATTTTCGTAAGTGATATATCCGATCGAAAAAGTATCGAACTACAGCGGATATTGTTTCATAATATCAGTGCTATATTTAATCAGCAGGACGAAATGTCGCCATCCCTGCGCAATGTGCTTGCAGAAATACTTCAGTTTTCAAAAGCTTCCCTTGCGGAAATATGGCTCACGAGCGCCGAAAGGGGACACCTCTACCAAGCTGCAGCCGTAGCGTCTGATAAACTTGTTGCTGACGCGTTTGAAATAAATACAGCTGAGCTACTTACGCCTGCAGGGAATGGGTTTGCCGGCAGCACCTGGGAATACGGGGACTTGCAATATATTGACAATCTTCAAACGAGCGCAAAGTTTATACGACGGGATGCAGCGCAAAGAGTCGGCCTTACATCGGCAATATGTTCGCCATTGCGTAATAATAACGAGATAAACGGCGTTATCCTGCTGGCATTTGAAGGGCCCGCACCACAATTTTTAACCCGCGTACTTTTTGCTCAATTAGGCAGCCATCTCGGTGCTGAAATTAAACGAAAACAGCTTAAACGCGAATTACAACAAATTTTTGAATCGGTACCTGATATGATTTGTACCATTGGGCTTGATCGCAGTATTAAAAGGGTGAACCGGGCCATGTGTGATATCTTAGGTTACGACGAAAAGTTTTTATTAAATGCCACTATAGATCAATTGATTCATCCCGACGACCTTGAAGAGAGCAAATTGCGAATGAAACGTTTCAGGGAGGGGGAGATTGATACACTTCATTTTGAAAACAGGTATGTAACCAGGACAGGGGCACTCGTGCATTTGAACTGGACTGTCAAAAAATCCTCAGAAAAGGGGGTTTTGTTCGCTGTTGGAAAAGAAATAACTGAAAAAAAAGAATTAGCGTATTTGTTGACAAAGGCAAGTGAGATGGCCCGTATTGGTAGCTGGGAAGTTAACCTGGCTAACAACATGGTGTTTTGGTCAGATATCGCCAACCAGATAGTAGAAATGCCCCCCGAACACCGCCCCTCCCGGAGCGATGCGGAGTTTTTTTACGATCCCGAAACACTCAAAGTGGTGAACTCGGCCATGGAGAAGGTAGCTTCAACGGGCGAACCCTTTGATCTCGAAATGGAACTCAATACGGCCACACACCGCAAAATATGGGTACGCGTACAAGGCGAAGATGAGTTTAAAGGCGGTCACTGTCACAAAATTTATGGCAGTATCCAGGATATAGACAAACGTAAACGCGCCGAACTGGAAGCCAAAAGATTTTTGGAGGAGCGAAATACGATATTGGAAAGTATCGGTGACGGTTTTTTCTCTGTCGACAAAAACTGGCGTGTAAGCTATTGGAACCGCCAGGCCGAGGAAGATTTTAAAGTTGACAAAGAACAGATACTGCATCGTGATTTTTGGAGCTGCTTTCCGGATGCAGTGAATACCGTTTCTTTTTCGGAACTGAAAACCGCGATGTCTACCGGGCATGTGCGTCGGTTTGAGGCTTTTTCAAAAATAGTTGGCAAATGGTTCGACATCAGCGTTTATCCGTCCAATAATGGCCTGTCCGTTTTTTTTAAAGATATCAGCGTTCGTAAGCAGGCAGAGGAGCAGTTAGCAGTGCAAACACAGGCATTAGCCTTATCCGAGCAGCGCTATAGCGACCTTTTTCAAATGAGTCCGTTGCCCAAATGGGTTTTTGATATTAACACGTTTGAATTCCTGGAAGTCAACCAGGCCGCGGTTCTGCACTATGGGTACAGTCGCGATGAATTTTTACAAATGACGATCAAGGATATTCGGCCGGAATCTGAAATAGACAAAGTGCAGGCCGTAATTGCCGACAAATCCCGTAAAGAGTTCCAATGCTGTGCAGGTGTTTTCACACACCTTAAAAAGAACGGCGAGCGGATTGAAGCTGAAATTACCAGCAGCTTGTTAAATTACAATGGCCGGGCTGCCCGGCTTGTACTCGCCATTGATGTAACCGAGCGCAATCGCCACATTGAGGAGATACAACAACAAAATAAGCGGCTTAAAGACATATCATGGATGCAATCACATATCATCCGGGGCCCCCTTTCGCGTTTAATGGGTTTAATTTACCTGATGAATGAGACCGGTCCTGATGAATCCGAAATATTTACCCAAATAACCAGTTACATCAATGAATCGGCAAAAGAACTGGACGAAGTAATACATGACATAGTAAAAAATGCCGATTTAAATATTATACAATAACTTTCGTAAATAAAGTGAATCTATTTTAAAACCTCGGCAATAGCTAACAAACTCATTGGTTATAAGGCAATTGAAAAGCTGGCATTGATCTGATCGCCTCATTAAAAATCTGCCTTATTTGTCACGGCACCGATAAAAATTAATTAGAGACAACTTTTAAAATAATGAATATCAGCATCTAATGCTTATCGTAATTAGGTAAAATGCGGATGATTAGATTGTAGGTCCATAAAATTATTCGTATCGTTAAAACATAAGTTTAAGTGATTTTGGTTCTTTTTAGTGGTGACCTATTCTGGAACTAATAAAAGCTTAAAATACATGAAGCTTGTTAATTACAGGCCTGTAATTAACAAGCCCTGTTCCCACCCTCTCCGCTGATAAAGTTGACAAAAATATCAAAAAGCCCTTTAATTGCATATCAAAGGGCTTTTTTGTTTCTTCATTCTATCAAAACTCGCATAAAAACAAAAAAAATCAAACAGAAAGCTGTGGCGATTGATTTTCAGAAACTATCCGAAACCTGTTCTGAGTTATTAGTCAGCGGCAGCTTTCGGTATTTTGAGCAATTACGATGCATATGAATCAAGAACAATTGTAGCAGTAAATTAAAAAAGCTTTCTTTATTTCAGAGATGGCCAGGCGGTTAAGCAATATTCAAAAAAAAGTGCTGCCGGAGGTGGCTGCAAAGTATTTATCTTCGAAAAAAATATTAAAAACAAGATCAACTGTTTAACCGGGATAGTCATCACCGCTGATTTTGATATTAAATTATTAAAACGCCGACAAATAACACATGGATAGTCAATCACTAAATATAACCGACGATTTAACAGAGAAATTAAGGGCAATTATTCCAGGTGCTTTTTCGGAGGGCAAATTAAATATTGATCAGCTAAAGCAACTTTTAGGAGAAGATGTTAATACCGACAATGAACGGTATCAATTAAACTGGGCCGGTAAAAGCGAGGCATTTAAAATGCTGCAATCACCATCAGCCTGCACTTTGATACCCGGAATGGATCAATCAGTAAACTGGAAAGATACCGAAAATATATTGATAGAGGGTGAAAACCTTGAAGTGCTGAAAGTGCTTCAGAAATCATATTACGGCAAAGTAAAAGCGATATGTATTGACCCTCCTTATAATACCGGCAATGATAGCTTTGTTTACCCCGACAAGTTTTCAGAAACCAAAGAAACGTACAGGAAAAAGATAAGGGATAAGGATGAAGACGGCTTCATGATAAAAGAGGGATTATTCCGTGCCAACAAAAAGGAAAACGGCCAGTTTCACTCAAATTGGTTATCGATGATGTTGCCCCGGCTTTTTTTGGCCAAAAACCTGCTTACCGACGATGGTGTCATCTTCATTAATATTGACGATACTGAACTGGCAAATCTGAAAATTTTGATGGATGAAATTTTTGGTGAAGAAAATAAGGAAGCGATTATCACCTGGCGAAGAAGGCACAATCAACCCAATGATAAATCGAAAATGGTATCCAAAGTGGCGGAATACATTTTGGTATACGCCAAAAATTCTGAAGCCCTAAAGCGAAAAGGTACATTTTACGGCATCCCGCTTTCAGAAGCAAGGCAGGATAGTTATACCAATCCGGATAATGACCCGCTTGGCCCCTGGGATTCGAAGCCGTGGAAGACCGGTTCCGGCCAGTCGGGTTCAAAATATACTATCAAAACACCAACGGGCAAGATCCTGAACGAAGAGTGGATGGGTGCCGAAACAACATACAGGCAACTGGTTGCCGAAGGAAGAATCTACTTTCCAGGCGGCGGCGACGGCTGGCCGCGTAAAAAATTTTACCTGAGCGAAAGAATGGAAGAGGGCCAGTGCGCGCATAATTTTTGGGGGCACCAGGATTTTGGAAGCAACCAGGAAGGATCGGCCGAACTGACGGCTATTTTTAATGGTAAAAATGTATTTGATAACCCCAAACCAACCCGGCTGTTAAAAGCGCTGATTAAAATCTCCACTTCAAAAAACGATCTTATATTGGATTTTTTTGGGGGATCGGGCTCAACTGCGCATGCTGTTTACGAGTTAAATAAGGAAGATGGGGCAAACCGCAAGTTTATTCTTGTACAGCTTCCTGAAAAGATTAACGAGTTGGAAGAAGCCTATAAACTCGGTTTCAGAACAATTGCTGAAGTTACAAGGGCAAGATTAACAAAAGTGGCCCAATCAACAAATAACATGGCAGGCAAAGGGCCCGGGGGTAAAAACACATCTGCCGCGGGTTTTAGATTTTTCAAACTTTCTGATTCAAATTTTAAGATCTGGCGGGGCGATTTTTTGAAAAGTGAAGAAGATATAGTGGAGCAGCTGCAGATGTTCAGCTCGTTAGAGAAAGAAAAATCAACAGGCGAAAATATGGCCTGGGAAATTGCAATAAAACAGGGCGAGCCCTTGTCTTCAACGCTGCAGGTCATTTCCGTTTCCGAAGATCAATTCTATTTCTTTCCTGAAAGAAACCTGATAGTGGCAACCCAATCTATTACTGTACAGTCTGCAAAAGAAATTATCAGGCAGAAGCCGGCAATAATTATATGCCTGGATTCTATTTTTAAAAAGAACGATAAAAACAAAACCAATATTCAGCTGCTGGTTGAAAATGAGGGCATAATATTTCATACAATTTGATAGCGATATGATTTTATCAATACCCGAAACCAGAGTTTGCGAAGGCAGGGAAACACGATACCCCGTTACAAACTTCAACCCCGTTTTATGGATCAAAACAGATAATGCAACCTATTCGGTTATCAATATCGATGGCTTTATCGTTACGGCCGAAAACGCGGTGAACGGCCTGTTCAAAAAGCTGGAATATCGTGAGGAAACACCGGATGAAGACATCACTTTAGAGAATATTACGCAGTTAATTTCTGAAAATGAGCTCCGGTTGATCATGCAGTTGTCAGGTGTTTTACAGTGCAGGTTTTTCACCTTTTTGTGGCCCGAAAATTATCCAATCGGTTATGATCCGGCCGACGAGATCATTCACTCTTTTTCTTTCGCAGATACCGAAACAGGTGTAACAATCGCTACACATAAAAAATTAAACCTCAGCGCAATGCAGGAGGGCATCAAGCGTTTAAGGCGCCGAAGCTTTGATAGACCTAAAAATATGAAAGCTGCTACTTCAAATTTGGAGTGCTACCTTGCTAACGAAACCCAAAATCCATGGCCCGGGGATATTGATGCCATGATATATAGCCATGCTACCGGCCGCTTTGAAGCCATAATTGAGTTTAAAACCCATAACGCAGACAAACCCATAGAAAATGAAGCATTTGGAAACTATCCCGAAGATTGGAGACGGTTTGATGTATTATTTGATCTTGTTGACAACTTTGATGCGAGATTAGGCTACAGGCCCAAATTGCTTTTTATAGTATGGGGCACCAACGGAACCAGCGCCAACCATGCAAACATAAAAATTGACCTGATTGAACGCGGCCGGGTTATAAACACGTTGCTCTTTCCGAGGCCTCCCTACAATGTTTTTTCTGACGGATTATTTAATTTCTTAATGCAAATTATAAATGCAGCTTAAATTTGATAAAAATCAGGCTTATCAGCTCGAAGCAATTCAATCGGTTATTGATTTGTTTGAAGGACAGCATTTAAACAGCGCAGATTTTCAATTTTCATATACCTCATCCCAAAGCGGCAGCATAAAATTTACAGAAACTGGCATCGGCAATAATCTCAGCTTATCAGAAAATGAGATATTAGTGAACCTTAATAAGGTGCAGGCGGCCAACAAACTAAAAAACGACGAAATGTCTGCAGCTCTCGAAAAGCTATGGTACAACGAAATACCTGAAAATAAAAACAGCGCTGAAAAATCCGTCATAGCAGCCAACTTTCCGAATTTTTCTGTTGAAATGGAAACAGGCACGGGTAAAACATACGTTTACCTGCGCAGCATTTATGAGTTGAATAAAGTTTATGGCTTTAAAAAGTTTGTAATTGTAGTTCCGTCGGTTGCTGTTCGCGAAGGTGTATTGAAAAGCCTTTCTATAACATTTAATCATTTTCAGGAAATTTATGAAAAGCAACCTGCCGAATTTAAGGTGTATGATGCTGCACGCCTCACAGAATTGGGCAGCTTCGCAAAAAGCAATACTATTCAGATCCTGGTTATCAATATCGACAGCTTTGCAAAAGATGCAAATGTGATTAACCAGATTAGGGAAACCGGCATAAAACCTATCCAATATATCCAACACGCTAACCCTGTTGTGATTATAGACGAGCCTCAGAATATGGAAACGGATCTTCGCAAAAAGGCTATAGCTAATTTAAATCCCTTGTTTACGTTGCGATACTCGGCCACGCATAAAAATTTTTATAACCTCATCTACAAATTAGACCCTGTAAAAGCTTACGACTTAGGACTGGTTAAACAAATAGAGGTTGACTCCGTGCTTACCAGAAACGACAATACGGGCGCTTTTGTCAGTGTCGACGGTTTTAACTTGGCTAAACAATCGGTTACTGCCAGGATTACCATTTTTATGAATGAAAAATCCGGTGCGGTGAAAAAACAAGTCATCGCTAAAACAGGCGATGACCTGTACTCCCTTTCGAAAGGTTGGGACAGCTATAAAGACGGATATATTATAAACGAGTTAGATACAGAAAGCGGTTATGTTGAATTTTCGGGAGGTAACCTTGTTTATCGCGGAGAAGCTACCGGTGTCCTTACGGATCAGATTCTGAAAGAAATGATTGACGCAACCGTGGAAAACCATTTCAAAAAAGAAAAAGAGTTTGAGCGCCACGGAATTAAAGTTTTATCCGTTTTTTTTGTCGACCGCGTGGTTAATTACCGTAGCTATGATGAAAAGGGCAACCCCAAAGCAGGAAAATTTGCCTTGTGGTTTGAGGAAAGCTTCGAAAAATGGCGAAATATGCCCGCATATCGCGGAATGTATCCTTACACGGCGCATGAAGTTCATGATGGATATTTTAGCCAGGACAAAGGAAAATTCAAGGACTCGAAAGAAGGAAAAAGTTCAAAGGCAGATGATGATACCTTTAAGCTAATAATGCAGGATAAGGAACGGCTGCTTGATATAAAAACTCCTTTAAGATTTATTTTCAGCCATTCTGCCCTTCGCGAAGGGTGGGATAATCCAAACGTGTTCCAGATCTGTACGTTGAATGAAACAAAATCTGAATTTAAAAAACGCCAGGAAATAGGCCGCGGGCTTAGGCTTTGTGTTAACCAGAATGGCGAACGTATTTCAGAGCGCTCCATCAACCGGCTTACGGTTATTGCCAATGAATCGTACGAGGCATTTTCAAAAGCGCTGCAATCGGAAATTGAGGAAGATACGGGAGTAAAATTTGAAGGGCGAATTAAAAATGCACGACTACGGAAAAAAGTACAGCTAAAAAACAAATGGCTTGACGATGCCCTGTTTCTGGAACTGTGGGATAAGCTCAGATCCCGTACCGAATATAAGGTTGATTATAAAACAGACGATCTTGTAAACAATTGCATAACGGCCTTACAAAATATGCCTGTTATTGATAAGCCTGTTATTTACAGGGAAAGAAATGCTGCAAAGTTTATCAGAAATAAAGAAGGTGAACTGATAGCACTGGGTGGAGAGCAGAGGGGCTCGAAAGAAAAAATAATTAAAGACGTTAATCATGACATCCCCGATTTTGTGGCCTATATTCAATCCAAAACCGAACTAACCAGGGATACTATTAACCGGATCATTTTATCGTGCGGGCGATTGGGCGAAATTTTTAATAATCCGCAATTATTTATGGATTCGGTGGTAAAAATTATCCGTGATGAATTTGACAGGATTAAAATCAATGGTATCGAATATCAAAAGATTGCAGGCGGGGCCTATGAAATGAAATTATTCGAATCGGCAGAGATTGATCAATACCTGGATAATCTTGTTGAAGTAAAAAATCAAAACAAAACACTTTACAACTATATTGTGATTGATTCGCTGAGCGGTCCTGAAAAGAAATTTGCTGAAGATTGCCAAAACAGGGATGATATTTTGTTTTATGTAAAACTTCCTTCAAAATTCAGGATTACAACGCCCATCGGTCCATACAATCCTGATTGGGCACTGATAAAAAGAGAAGAAGGTGAAGAAACCAAAATATATTTTGTTGCCGAAACTAAGGATGCAAAGGCATCTGCCGACAGATCCCTGCTAAGGGATACTGAACGACGTAAAATTCAGTGTGCAGAAAAGCATTTTTCGGTAATTAACGATGTTCACTATCGCGTTGTTGGCGCAGTTAGTGATTTAAAAATATAGTTTAAAAAGCTTTTTACTTCGATTAGCATAGCCATCAACCTAAGCAAAAGCGGTGGAATTGTGCGATTCCCCTCTTGAGAGGGGTGGAGGGGTGTGTTACGCTACTTGTGATTATCGCTCGTATAACACACCCCGGCTCCCGCTCTTTCCCATCGCGCCCCCTCTCAAGAGGGGAACTTAAAAGCCCGTTTCTTAACTTGTCGCTATGCGTCGATTAGGAGCCGTTAAATATTCAGGCGATTTTCAATATACATACCAAAATAAAAAAAGGCCGATCATGATCTATGATACGGCCTCTTTTTATAATTTATTAAAACCTTATTGCCCGGCGCTCCAGCCATCGCCCCAGCCGCTTCCGCCTGCGGTTTTATCGCTTTTCAGCAATTTATCGTATTCGGCGCTTTGGGTTTTGGTTAAAACTGCTTTTATTTTGCTGATAGTTTCGGTACGCAGTGGTTTTATAGCAGTAAGCATTTTGGTGTTATCGCCATGGTGCGCAGCCTTGATCTTATCAAACTTTGCCGACGATTCGGTGTAAATAGCTGCTATTTTAGTTGTTTGCGCATCGGTAAGCTTTAACTGCTTTTGCAGGCCTTTTGCCTTATCGGCGGCTGTTTTAGT
The sequence above is a segment of the Mucilaginibacter celer genome. Coding sequences within it:
- a CDS encoding PAS domain S-box protein, with amino-acid sequence MNLPNLNDQVFNALCEQLSGEAIFVSDTCGIIKGWNSSAERFYGCRAENIVGCPLTHLFESFDYETAFQMASENSNYQTEAEVLQSKSSFVSRAEITIKALYDGDVLNGYSFYARQLHAAVDEPKKKNNPDANRLSQFENQEQAARELSAYKYALDEAAIVAVTDQTGRIVHVNEYFCRISGYSGDELIGKDHRLINSGYHEAKYIQNLWKTIANGKVWRGELCNRAKNGSIYWVATTIVPFLNSEGKPYQYVAIRYDITALKLADEELTRTNKEISDLLESINDGFAALDKDLRFTYINIRICEMFRKKREDLLGRSIWDAFPEYVESATFKAIRKAAGNHTAEITEEYYGQLNLWQETRIYPNENGLSIFVSDISDRKSIELQRILFHNISAIFNQQDEMSPSLRNVLAEILQFSKASLAEIWLTSAERGHLYQAAAVASDKLVADAFEINTAELLTPAGNGFAGSTWEYGDLQYIDNLQTSAKFIRRDAAQRVGLTSAICSPLRNNNEINGVILLAFEGPAPQFLTRVLFAQLGSHLGAEIKRKQLKRELQQIFESVPDMICTIGLDRSIKRVNRAMCDILGYDEKFLLNATIDQLIHPDDLEESKLRMKRFREGEIDTLHFENRYVTRTGALVHLNWTVKKSSEKGVLFAVGKEITEKKELAYLLTKASEMARIGSWEVNLANNMVFWSDIANQIVEMPPEHRPSRSDAEFFYDPETLKVVNSAMEKVASTGEPFDLEMELNTATHRKIWVRVQGEDEFKGGHCHKIYGSIQDIDKRKRAELEAKRFLEERNTILESIGDGFFSVDKNWRVSYWNRQAEEDFKVDKEQILHRDFWSCFPDAVNTVSFSELKTAMSTGHVRRFEAFSKIVGKWFDISVYPSNNGLSVFFKDISVRKQAEEQLAVQTQALALSEQRYSDLFQMSPLPKWVFDINTFEFLEVNQAAVLHYGYSRDEFLQMTIKDIRPESEIDKVQAVIADKSRKEFQCCAGVFTHLKKNGERIEAEITSSLLNYNGRAARLVLAIDVTERNRHIEEIQQQNKRLKDISWMQSHIIRGPLSRLMGLIYLMNETGPDESEIFTQITSYINESAKELDEVIHDIVKNADLNIIQ
- a CDS encoding site-specific DNA-methyltransferase, whose protein sequence is MDSQSLNITDDLTEKLRAIIPGAFSEGKLNIDQLKQLLGEDVNTDNERYQLNWAGKSEAFKMLQSPSACTLIPGMDQSVNWKDTENILIEGENLEVLKVLQKSYYGKVKAICIDPPYNTGNDSFVYPDKFSETKETYRKKIRDKDEDGFMIKEGLFRANKKENGQFHSNWLSMMLPRLFLAKNLLTDDGVIFINIDDTELANLKILMDEIFGEENKEAIITWRRRHNQPNDKSKMVSKVAEYILVYAKNSEALKRKGTFYGIPLSEARQDSYTNPDNDPLGPWDSKPWKTGSGQSGSKYTIKTPTGKILNEEWMGAETTYRQLVAEGRIYFPGGGDGWPRKKFYLSERMEEGQCAHNFWGHQDFGSNQEGSAELTAIFNGKNVFDNPKPTRLLKALIKISTSKNDLILDFFGGSGSTAHAVYELNKEDGANRKFILVQLPEKINELEEAYKLGFRTIAEVTRARLTKVAQSTNNMAGKGPGGKNTSAAGFRFFKLSDSNFKIWRGDFLKSEEDIVEQLQMFSSLEKEKSTGENMAWEIAIKQGEPLSSTLQVISVSEDQFYFFPERNLIVATQSITVQSAKEIIRQKPAIIICLDSIFKKNDKNKTNIQLLVENEGIIFHTI
- a CDS encoding DEAD/DEAH box helicase family protein, translated to MQLKFDKNQAYQLEAIQSVIDLFEGQHLNSADFQFSYTSSQSGSIKFTETGIGNNLSLSENEILVNLNKVQAANKLKNDEMSAALEKLWYNEIPENKNSAEKSVIAANFPNFSVEMETGTGKTYVYLRSIYELNKVYGFKKFVIVVPSVAVREGVLKSLSITFNHFQEIYEKQPAEFKVYDAARLTELGSFAKSNTIQILVINIDSFAKDANVINQIRETGIKPIQYIQHANPVVIIDEPQNMETDLRKKAIANLNPLFTLRYSATHKNFYNLIYKLDPVKAYDLGLVKQIEVDSVLTRNDNTGAFVSVDGFNLAKQSVTARITIFMNEKSGAVKKQVIAKTGDDLYSLSKGWDSYKDGYIINELDTESGYVEFSGGNLVYRGEATGVLTDQILKEMIDATVENHFKKEKEFERHGIKVLSVFFVDRVVNYRSYDEKGNPKAGKFALWFEESFEKWRNMPAYRGMYPYTAHEVHDGYFSQDKGKFKDSKEGKSSKADDDTFKLIMQDKERLLDIKTPLRFIFSHSALREGWDNPNVFQICTLNETKSEFKKRQEIGRGLRLCVNQNGERISERSINRLTVIANESYEAFSKALQSEIEEDTGVKFEGRIKNARLRKKVQLKNKWLDDALFLELWDKLRSRTEYKVDYKTDDLVNNCITALQNMPVIDKPVIYRERNAAKFIRNKEGELIALGGEQRGSKEKIIKDVNHDIPDFVAYIQSKTELTRDTINRIILSCGRLGEIFNNPQLFMDSVVKIIRDEFDRIKINGIEYQKIAGGAYEMKLFESAEIDQYLDNLVEVKNQNKTLYNYIVIDSLSGPEKKFAEDCQNRDDILFYVKLPSKFRITTPIGPYNPDWALIKREEGEETKIYFVAETKDAKASADRSLLRDTERRKIQCAEKHFSVINDVHYRVVGAVSDLKI